One window of the Mycobacterium xenopi genome contains the following:
- a CDS encoding FAD-binding oxidoreductase has protein sequence MGLDNRDALRVLHAAFREGPACDELIRRFYTRWFALDVSLRDKFPPDMGGQRAAFAHALHWVYGELVAQHATEPVEFLAQLGRDHRKYGVTEAHYETLRQALHATLRSELADEWSDTVEEAARQSLNLITGVMSGAADADVGPAWWDGTVIEHLRVSRDLAVVRLQLDRPLPYHPGQYVNVSIPQCPRRWRYLTPAIPPDDNGGIEFHVRAVPGGLVSTAIVGETRPGDRWRLSSPHGGLQVDRDGGDVLMVAGSTGLAPLRSIIMDLTRWGENPRVHVFFGGRYPCELYDLPTLWQIAAHNPWLSVSPVSEYTANPAWASEYPDVTPPRGLHVRQTGRLPEVVTKYGSWSDRQILICGGPEMVRATKAALIAKGAPPERIQHDPLCS, from the coding sequence GTGGGCCTAGACAACCGGGATGCGCTGCGCGTCTTGCATGCCGCGTTTAGGGAAGGGCCCGCATGCGACGAGCTGATCCGCCGCTTTTATACCCGATGGTTTGCCCTCGACGTCTCGCTGCGCGACAAGTTTCCGCCTGATATGGGCGGCCAGCGGGCCGCGTTCGCGCACGCGCTGCATTGGGTGTACGGCGAGCTGGTCGCCCAGCACGCCACCGAGCCCGTCGAGTTCTTGGCGCAGCTGGGCCGAGACCACCGCAAATACGGCGTCACCGAAGCCCATTACGAGACCTTGCGCCAGGCGCTGCATGCGACGCTGCGCAGCGAGCTAGCCGACGAGTGGTCCGATACCGTCGAGGAGGCCGCTCGCCAGTCCCTGAACCTCATCACCGGGGTGATGAGCGGTGCCGCCGACGCCGATGTCGGGCCCGCCTGGTGGGACGGTACGGTGATCGAGCACCTGCGGGTATCGCGCGACCTGGCGGTGGTGCGGCTGCAGCTGGACCGACCGCTGCCCTATCACCCGGGCCAGTACGTCAACGTGTCGATCCCGCAGTGCCCGCGACGGTGGCGATACTTGACCCCGGCCATCCCGCCCGATGACAACGGCGGCATCGAATTCCACGTCCGGGCCGTCCCCGGTGGCCTGGTCAGCACCGCCATCGTCGGTGAAACCCGGCCCGGAGACCGCTGGCGGCTGTCTAGCCCGCACGGCGGGCTGCAGGTCGACCGCGACGGAGGTGACGTGCTGATGGTGGCCGGCAGCACCGGACTGGCGCCGCTGCGCTCGATCATCATGGACCTCACCCGCTGGGGGGAAAACCCACGGGTGCATGTGTTCTTCGGCGGCCGCTACCCGTGCGAGCTCTACGACCTGCCGACGCTGTGGCAGATCGCAGCGCACAATCCCTGGCTGTCGGTGTCGCCGGTGTCCGAGTACACCGCTAACCCGGCCTGGGCCAGCGAGTATCCCGACGTCACGCCGCCGCGCGGCCTGCACGTGCGCCAGACCGGTCGGCTGCCTGAAGTGGTGACGAAATACGGCAGCTGGAGCGATCGGCAGATCCTGATCTGCGGAGGGCCCGAGATGGTGCGCGCCACCAAAGCAGCGCTCATCGCGAAAGGCGCTCCGCCGGAACGCATTCAGCACGACCCACTGTGCAGCTAG
- a CDS encoding aldose 1-epimerase: MHIVTLRDPSAPVVARYAPSAGMIGISLTDSGVELLGQRGGLDAYLAAGKTMGIPLLYPWANRLGERRYRVDGEEVTLEPDAFGVRTDPNGLPIHGLLAGYPGWRVMTQSANELTAELDFGADPALLASFPFPHLVVMRVSLADRSLTVRSTVSALGKPVPLCFGFHPYLQVPEAPRAQWVIETPRLRHLSLDERGLPTGDAVEQPPIHEALGDKVFDDGYDEVPEGAVFAVSGGGRRIEVHFEQGYPAAQIFAPAGEDVVCFEPMAAPTDALRRGGYRCAQPGQPAVAVFSIRV; the protein is encoded by the coding sequence GTGCACATCGTCACGCTGCGCGACCCGTCCGCGCCGGTCGTGGCACGCTACGCCCCAAGCGCCGGCATGATCGGCATCTCGCTGACCGATTCAGGCGTTGAGCTGCTGGGTCAGCGCGGCGGTCTGGACGCCTACCTGGCAGCGGGCAAGACCATGGGTATCCCGCTCCTCTACCCGTGGGCCAATCGGCTCGGGGAACGCCGCTACCGAGTTGACGGCGAAGAAGTCACGCTGGAACCCGATGCGTTCGGGGTGCGCACCGACCCCAACGGTCTGCCGATCCACGGACTGCTGGCCGGCTATCCCGGGTGGCGGGTAATGACGCAATCGGCGAACGAGCTGACGGCCGAGCTAGACTTCGGCGCCGACCCGGCGCTATTAGCCAGCTTTCCGTTTCCCCACCTGGTGGTGATGCGGGTCAGCCTCGCCGACCGATCACTGACGGTCCGCAGCACCGTGTCGGCCCTCGGAAAACCGGTGCCGTTGTGCTTCGGTTTTCACCCGTATCTCCAGGTGCCCGAGGCGCCGCGGGCCCAGTGGGTGATCGAGACCCCACGCTTGCGGCACCTGTCCCTCGACGAACGCGGTCTGCCCACCGGAGATGCCGTAGAGCAACCGCCTATTCATGAGGCGTTGGGCGACAAGGTTTTTGACGACGGATACGACGAGGTACCCGAGGGCGCGGTGTTCGCGGTCTCGGGCGGCGGACGCCGTATCGAGGTCCACTTCGAACAGGGCTATCCGGCGGCGCAGATCTTCGCTCCGGCCGGTGAAGACGTGGTGTGTTTCGAACCGATGGCCGCGCCCACCGATGCGCTGCGCCGCGGCGGCTACCGGTGCGCGCAGCCCGGTCAGCCCGCCGTCGCGGTCTTCTCGATTCGCGTCTAG
- a CDS encoding ATP-binding protein encodes MSPGENSTSIDELLDRAVRAINAGDRATATTLAGQVLSADHSNPEAEDLLAAPARYGEIRRLAIMFVDLVDSTALSTRLEPETYHTLVGRYRAEVRRIVDRYEGHISSIKGDGLLAVFGHPKAHENDVRRAVAAGLDITRAVARLSEQAQRKFGVAINVRVGVHRGLVYLDTDQDDVYGFAANLSARLCAVAVPGTVTVSDAVAPLVSDSFELESHPPVAVKGVDGLIGHHHVLGERPEATPLQTPPLIGRDRERSWLQQAWQRARERALATPGVVFRGEPGIGKTRLASEAAEFVRSSGGSVIELFGSPLHTDTGLHPVRRLVERRCGITRHTDGRDRLRLLQAELSANGMDPASAVPLLAPVIGVDPEQGYQPAAVEGRTLYELIAATVQRYVLACIGGQSGLVVAEDVHWFDPSTLELLNSLLAAADGRLLVVVTGRDGDWLRTDWPVTVFDLAPLNDEQSDALINALDPSVTDAQRTAVRNRCDGVPFYIEHVVGELDGAESGVPEALYESLFAGLQHSHSDVAPVVEAAAVIGRAGDLPLLRSVVGRDANDVDGVVSELVRTRVFERRGTDGWRFRHELFREVAAELAPPSLRRDLHARAAHALVGATASVEPDWGVVGAHFEQAQQYDDAVDAYQKASVNARRRGALQEALAYLTTALSELTRCAAGSTRDRKEIAIRLERAFLAGATQGSQTGEGPADLQQCLELASNGNYEDELFATLTALISYYVPRAELRRAHELLDSLSSRITKERPAIYPAIASSLGCVTWLEGDFTAARGHLLRALADRSAADPQDLETAWWVVVDPISSAHIFLALTHMVCGDLDHANIELAESRRRCEDLGFPQNAHNRAHTYFMEIWIGLETGQLEQAATLTAELRSQSEQSGLDLWRLVGATEHATVKALAALGSGADAATLTSRAEKVARLVDGSRLLHLNSYLTFHDAVIGRLLIAAGKLEKARERLEMALRHAQETGMHFHDAELMRLRAHTLTDVACRSDALGAALEFARRQGATLFEMRCLLDFFDLTDEGDPSELADAVRRFAGDDRWPEFVRAQAILDDPAPRIDQQ; translated from the coding sequence GTGAGTCCCGGCGAAAACAGTACCTCGATCGACGAATTGCTGGACCGTGCGGTGCGGGCCATCAATGCCGGCGATCGTGCGACCGCGACAACCTTGGCCGGGCAGGTGTTATCGGCAGACCACAGCAACCCGGAAGCCGAGGACCTGCTGGCGGCCCCCGCTCGCTACGGTGAAATCCGCCGACTGGCAATCATGTTCGTTGATCTCGTCGACTCGACGGCGCTGTCCACCCGTCTGGAACCAGAGACATATCACACGCTGGTGGGCCGTTACCGCGCTGAGGTGCGCCGAATCGTCGATCGGTACGAGGGCCATATCAGCTCGATTAAGGGCGACGGATTGTTAGCGGTGTTCGGCCACCCCAAAGCGCATGAGAACGACGTGCGGCGTGCCGTCGCTGCAGGGCTGGACATCACCCGGGCCGTGGCCCGGCTCAGCGAGCAGGCGCAACGCAAGTTTGGGGTGGCGATCAATGTGCGCGTCGGCGTCCACCGTGGCCTGGTCTATCTCGACACCGACCAGGACGACGTCTACGGGTTTGCCGCCAACCTGTCGGCCCGTCTCTGCGCCGTAGCAGTGCCGGGCACGGTGACCGTCTCAGATGCCGTCGCACCGTTGGTGTCCGACTCATTCGAACTCGAATCACACCCACCAGTCGCGGTGAAGGGTGTCGACGGCTTGATCGGCCATCACCACGTGCTCGGTGAGCGGCCCGAAGCAACTCCGCTACAGACGCCGCCGCTGATCGGACGTGATCGCGAGCGCAGTTGGCTGCAGCAGGCCTGGCAGCGGGCCCGCGAAAGAGCGCTGGCCACTCCAGGCGTGGTATTTCGCGGTGAACCGGGAATTGGTAAGACCCGGCTTGCGAGCGAGGCGGCGGAATTCGTCCGCAGTTCGGGTGGGTCGGTGATCGAGTTGTTTGGCTCGCCGCTGCATACCGACACCGGCCTGCATCCAGTGCGCAGGCTTGTGGAGCGCCGATGCGGCATCACCCGGCACACCGACGGCCGCGATCGTCTGCGCCTATTGCAAGCCGAACTAAGCGCCAACGGAATGGATCCAGCCAGCGCGGTTCCCCTGTTAGCACCGGTGATTGGCGTCGACCCCGAACAGGGCTACCAGCCGGCGGCTGTGGAAGGCCGAACGCTGTATGAATTGATTGCCGCGACGGTTCAGCGATACGTGCTGGCTTGCATCGGTGGCCAAAGCGGATTGGTGGTCGCCGAGGATGTGCACTGGTTCGACCCGTCTACCCTCGAACTGCTCAACTCGCTGCTCGCGGCGGCGGATGGACGCCTGCTTGTGGTCGTTACCGGACGTGACGGCGATTGGCTGCGAACCGATTGGCCAGTAACTGTTTTCGATCTTGCGCCGCTGAACGACGAGCAGTCCGACGCGCTGATCAATGCGTTGGACCCCTCAGTGACCGACGCCCAGCGGACCGCGGTGCGCAACCGATGCGACGGGGTGCCGTTCTACATCGAGCACGTTGTCGGCGAACTCGATGGAGCCGAGTCTGGAGTGCCCGAGGCATTGTACGAGTCGTTGTTCGCGGGGCTGCAGCACTCCCACTCCGACGTCGCGCCGGTGGTCGAGGCGGCCGCCGTCATTGGGCGCGCCGGTGATCTCCCCTTGCTTCGTTCAGTGGTCGGACGAGACGCCAACGATGTTGACGGCGTCGTGTCCGAATTGGTGCGGACGCGTGTGTTCGAACGACGCGGGACCGACGGCTGGCGATTCCGCCATGAGCTGTTCCGGGAGGTGGCGGCCGAGCTGGCCCCGCCGTCGCTGCGCCGTGACCTGCACGCGCGCGCGGCCCACGCACTGGTCGGTGCGACGGCCAGTGTCGAACCGGATTGGGGGGTGGTAGGGGCCCACTTCGAGCAGGCCCAGCAATACGACGATGCCGTGGACGCTTACCAGAAGGCCTCGGTGAACGCCCGGCGGCGCGGTGCTCTCCAGGAAGCGCTGGCTTACTTGACGACCGCGCTCAGCGAACTCACCCGCTGCGCTGCGGGCTCGACGCGGGACCGCAAGGAAATCGCGATCCGGTTGGAACGCGCTTTCTTGGCGGGTGCCACGCAAGGCAGCCAGACCGGTGAGGGACCCGCCGATTTGCAACAGTGCCTGGAGTTGGCGAGCAACGGCAACTACGAGGACGAGTTGTTCGCCACGCTCACCGCGCTGATTAGCTATTACGTGCCGCGGGCCGAACTGCGCCGAGCGCATGAACTGCTTGACTCGCTGTCTAGCCGGATCACCAAGGAGCGACCCGCGATCTATCCGGCCATCGCGTCATCGTTGGGGTGCGTCACTTGGCTGGAAGGCGACTTCACCGCCGCGCGCGGACACCTGTTGCGGGCACTGGCCGATCGTTCCGCCGCCGATCCTCAAGACCTCGAAACTGCCTGGTGGGTGGTCGTCGACCCAATTTCGTCGGCACACATCTTCCTGGCGCTGACACACATGGTCTGCGGAGACCTTGACCATGCCAACATAGAGTTGGCCGAATCACGCCGGCGCTGCGAGGACTTGGGGTTTCCGCAGAATGCCCACAACAGGGCACATACGTACTTCATGGAAATCTGGATCGGACTAGAGACCGGTCAACTCGAGCAAGCGGCCACCCTGACCGCGGAGCTTCGCAGCCAAAGCGAACAGTCGGGACTCGACTTGTGGCGGTTGGTGGGCGCGACCGAACATGCCACCGTCAAGGCGCTGGCCGCGCTGGGCTCCGGCGCCGACGCTGCCACGCTGACCAGCCGGGCCGAGAAGGTAGCCCGACTCGTGGACGGATCGCGCTTGCTACACCTCAACAGTTATTTGACGTTTCACGACGCGGTCATCGGCCGCCTATTAATTGCCGCGGGCAAGCTGGAGAAGGCGCGCGAGAGACTGGAGATGGCGCTGCGCCACGCGCAAGAGACAGGCATGCACTTCCACGACGCCGAGTTGATGCGTTTGCGCGCACACACCTTGACAGACGTGGCCTGTCGCTCGGATGCGCTGGGCGCCGCGCTTGAGTTTGCCCGCCGCCAAGGCGCGACCTTATTCGAAATGCGTTGTCTGCTGGACTTTTTTGATCTTACCGACGAAGGCGATCCTTCCGAGCTGGCCGACGCTGTTCGGCGCTTCGCCGGTGACGATCGTTGGCCGGAATTCGTTCGGGCGCAGGCGATCTTAGATGATCCGGCACCGCGAATAGATCAGCAGTGA
- a CDS encoding DUF5995 family protein — protein sequence MSAALPPSPQPPLGRLQQPSTIDDVLRNIDQIVDWSMKAKSGIGYFAVLYRRVTLAIREAINEGKFDDGRRMQDLDVAFAQRYFDALNAYFYRGQYQGLTLPWEVAFVGDQDGQAIIVQHMMAGLNAHITFDLGHALVKVAPKSLAALKKDYSRVNDLLCSQIPDIAKVVERLSPDLRWTRWLMPYQVHLLQRALTKLREGAWLFAIYMAMNPLSAPEKSLHQQAWTAALSSWYLHPPERWTPFPRIIRAVAKHESTDVAGNIRALEEVSRRPKKMK from the coding sequence ATGTCTGCCGCGCTGCCTCCAAGCCCCCAACCGCCCCTGGGCCGACTCCAGCAACCCAGCACCATCGACGATGTCTTGCGCAATATCGATCAGATCGTCGACTGGTCCATGAAGGCGAAAAGCGGCATCGGCTACTTCGCTGTTTTGTATAGGCGAGTCACCCTCGCGATCCGTGAAGCGATCAATGAGGGAAAGTTCGATGACGGGCGTCGAATGCAAGACCTCGACGTCGCGTTTGCCCAGCGTTACTTCGACGCTCTGAACGCCTATTTCTACCGAGGTCAGTACCAAGGCCTGACGTTGCCTTGGGAGGTCGCGTTCGTCGGTGATCAGGACGGTCAGGCAATCATCGTGCAACACATGATGGCCGGACTGAATGCGCACATCACTTTCGATCTCGGCCACGCGCTCGTGAAGGTCGCGCCCAAATCGCTGGCGGCGCTCAAGAAAGATTACAGCCGCGTCAACGACCTGCTCTGCTCGCAGATCCCCGACATTGCCAAAGTCGTCGAGCGACTTTCTCCCGATCTTCGCTGGACCCGCTGGCTGATGCCGTACCAGGTTCATCTCCTCCAGCGGGCTCTGACGAAATTGCGGGAAGGGGCTTGGCTTTTCGCGATCTATATGGCGATGAACCCGCTGAGCGCGCCGGAGAAGTCACTGCACCAGCAGGCCTGGACCGCCGCGCTGAGTTCCTGGTATCTGCATCCACCTGAGCGGTGGACACCGTTCCCCAGGATCATTCGTGCAGTCGCCAAGCATGAGAGCACTGATGTTGCCGGCAATATTCGGGCGTTAGAAGAAGTCTCTCGGCGCCCCAAGAAAATGAAGTAG
- a CDS encoding oxygenase MpaB family protein, with translation MADPPVAAVLDRGGVADVNAILRTLVHNDQPVPPGLPTEIQAYLAQTLSLPLWADMRKIKRAQQLFETWGVQIAICLFCASLPSSYAAANGVKVLYLTARLDTDARRRVMETGQFLIDALSVGGLDEHGKGLRTIQRVRLMHAAVRHLIEARNQQQPGLWDPAWGTPINQEDLAGTLLAFSYVVADPLRRLGVHASTKDVEAYLHLWNVIGHLMGIRDELLVRDVDDATALVATIRRRQFKASPEGQAMTKALLELLDEMTPFHRFDNTIPPLIRHLIGDEVSDLLLVPPSNLVDDLGRLARINNWFFVHVFGRRERDALRYQLVSRLVRPFGRDLLHGLFRLQRGGQRAPFNIPDHLARSWELSA, from the coding sequence GTGGCAGACCCGCCGGTCGCGGCAGTACTCGACCGGGGTGGCGTGGCCGACGTCAACGCGATCCTGCGTACGTTGGTGCACAATGACCAGCCGGTCCCGCCGGGGCTGCCCACGGAGATACAGGCCTACCTGGCTCAGACCCTGTCCCTGCCGCTGTGGGCCGACATGCGCAAGATCAAGCGCGCACAGCAGTTATTCGAGACATGGGGCGTCCAGATCGCGATCTGCCTGTTCTGCGCTTCTCTTCCGTCGTCGTACGCGGCAGCCAACGGCGTGAAAGTGCTGTACCTGACCGCCCGGCTCGATACCGATGCGCGTCGGCGAGTGATGGAAACCGGCCAGTTCCTGATCGACGCGCTGAGCGTTGGTGGCCTCGACGAACACGGCAAGGGACTGCGCACGATCCAGCGCGTCCGCCTGATGCATGCTGCTGTGCGCCACCTGATCGAAGCCCGCAACCAGCAGCAGCCCGGTCTGTGGGATCCCGCTTGGGGCACACCGATCAACCAGGAGGACCTCGCCGGCACTCTCCTAGCGTTCTCGTATGTCGTCGCCGATCCGTTGCGGCGGCTGGGTGTGCACGCGTCCACCAAGGATGTCGAGGCGTACCTCCATCTGTGGAATGTCATCGGCCACCTGATGGGCATCCGTGACGAACTGCTCGTGCGCGACGTTGACGATGCCACCGCGCTGGTCGCCACCATACGGCGCAGGCAGTTCAAGGCGTCCCCTGAAGGGCAGGCGATGACCAAAGCGCTACTCGAACTGCTCGACGAGATGACGCCCTTTCACCGGTTCGACAACACGATCCCTCCGCTGATCCGGCACCTGATCGGCGACGAGGTCTCCGACCTGCTGCTCGTGCCGCCATCGAATCTCGTCGACGACCTCGGGCGGCTCGCCCGTATCAATAACTGGTTTTTCGTGCACGTCTTCGGCCGGAGGGAGCGTGACGCCCTGCGGTACCAACTTGTGTCGCGTCTAGTTCGCCCATTCGGGCGCGACCTGCTACACGGGCTATTCCGGCTTCAACGAGGTGGGCAGCGGGCGCCGTTCAACATACCCGATCACCTCGCCCGCAGCTGGGAGCTGTCGGCGTGA
- a CDS encoding heat shock protein transcriptional repressor HspR, with translation MAKKDESRTFLISVAAELAGMHAQTLRTYDRLGLVRPRRTSGGGRRYSEHDVELLREVQRLSQHEGVNLAGIKRIIELTNQVEALQARLKELTEEVERLRANQRRDIALVPKSTALVVWKPRR, from the coding sequence ATGGCTAAGAAAGACGAATCGCGCACTTTCTTGATCTCAGTGGCGGCCGAGCTGGCCGGCATGCACGCTCAGACGCTGCGGACCTACGACCGACTCGGCCTGGTCCGTCCGCGGCGCACCTCCGGTGGTGGGCGCCGCTATTCCGAACACGACGTCGAGTTGCTGCGCGAGGTACAACGGCTCTCCCAGCACGAGGGCGTCAACCTCGCCGGTATTAAACGCATCATCGAGCTGACCAACCAGGTCGAGGCTTTGCAGGCCCGGCTCAAGGAGCTCACCGAGGAGGTCGAACGGCTGCGGGCCAACCAGCGACGCGACATTGCGCTGGTGCCGAAGAGCACCGCGCTCGTGGTGTGGAAGCCGCGCCGCTAG